Proteins from a genomic interval of Mycobacterium conspicuum:
- a CDS encoding Mrp/NBP35 family ATP-binding protein, which yields MSADVTPDLTEAVRAALAKVIDPELRRPITELGMVKSVDVEPDGAVHVGIYLTTAACPKKTEISERVTQAVADVPGTGAVRVSLDVMNDEQRTELRKQLRGDAAEPVIPFAQPNSLTRVYAVASGKGGVGKSSVTVNLAAAMAARGLSVGVLDADIHGHSVPRMMGTTDRPTQVESMILPPIAHDVKVISIAQFTQGNTPVVWRGPMLHRALQQFLADVYWGDLDVLLLDLPPGTGDVAISVAQLIPNAEILVVTTPQLAAAEVAERAGSIAIQTRQRIVGVVENMSGLVLPDGSTLQVFGEGGGAQVAERLTRAVGADVPLLGQIPLDPAVVAAGDAGVPIVLSGPDSPVGKELLRIADGLSSRRRGLAGVSLGLDPTRR from the coding sequence ATGTCTGCTGATGTGACCCCGGATCTGACCGAAGCTGTCCGCGCCGCGCTGGCCAAGGTGATCGACCCGGAACTGCGCCGGCCCATCACCGAACTCGGGATGGTCAAGAGCGTCGACGTCGAGCCCGACGGCGCCGTGCACGTCGGCATCTACCTGACCACCGCCGCCTGCCCGAAGAAGACCGAAATCAGCGAGCGCGTCACCCAGGCCGTCGCGGACGTGCCCGGCACCGGCGCGGTGCGGGTCAGCCTGGACGTGATGAACGACGAGCAGCGCACCGAGTTGCGCAAGCAGCTGCGCGGTGATGCGGCCGAGCCCGTCATCCCGTTCGCCCAGCCCAACTCGCTGACCCGGGTGTACGCCGTCGCGTCCGGCAAGGGCGGCGTCGGAAAGTCTTCTGTCACAGTCAATTTGGCCGCGGCGATGGCCGCGCGCGGCCTGTCGGTCGGCGTGCTCGACGCCGACATCCACGGCCATTCGGTGCCCCGGATGATGGGCACCACCGACCGGCCCACTCAGGTCGAGTCGATGATCCTGCCGCCGATCGCGCACGACGTGAAGGTCATCTCGATCGCCCAGTTCACCCAGGGCAACACCCCGGTAGTGTGGCGCGGCCCGATGCTGCACCGGGCGCTGCAGCAGTTCTTGGCCGACGTCTACTGGGGCGACCTGGACGTGCTGCTGCTGGACCTGCCACCGGGCACCGGCGACGTCGCCATCTCGGTGGCCCAGCTGATCCCCAACGCCGAGATCCTGGTGGTGACCACGCCGCAGCTGGCCGCCGCCGAGGTCGCCGAACGGGCCGGCAGCATCGCGATCCAAACCCGCCAGCGCATCGTCGGCGTGGTGGAGAACATGTCCGGCCTCGTGCTGCCGGACGGATCGACGCTGCAGGTGTTCGGCGAGGGCGGCGGCGCGCAGGTCGCCGAGCGGCTGACCCGCGCGGTCGGCGCCGACGTGCCGCTGCTGGGCCAGATCCCGCTGGACCCGGCCGTGGTGGCCGCCGGCGATGCGGGCGTGCCGATCGTGCTCAGCGGCCCGGACTCCCCGGTGGGCAAGGAACTGCTACGCATCGCCGACGGGTTGTCGTCGCGGCGGCGCGGGCTGGCCGGTGTGTCGCTGGGGCTGGACCCGACCCGACGCTAG
- a CDS encoding type II toxin-antitoxin system RelE family toxin, translating into MSWTVGLASTARRDIDKLPPRLVSAVVEFIFGALARDPRRVGTPLRGDFEGQWSARRGDYRVLYMLDDHRGQIVVTRVGHRSQVYRPR; encoded by the coding sequence GTGAGCTGGACGGTGGGCCTGGCCAGTACCGCCCGCCGCGACATCGACAAACTACCGCCACGGTTGGTATCCGCGGTGGTGGAGTTCATCTTTGGTGCGCTTGCGCGTGACCCGCGCCGGGTGGGCACGCCGTTGCGAGGGGATTTCGAGGGGCAGTGGTCTGCACGCCGCGGCGACTACCGCGTGCTGTACATGCTTGACGACCATCGGGGCCAGATCGTTGTCACCCGGGTGGGGCATCGCTCCCAGGTCTACCGGCCTCGGTAA
- a CDS encoding type II toxin-antitoxin system Phd/YefM family antitoxin, producing MTTLPLTEAKTRLNELIDSAISTHERVTITRHGKPAAVLISVDDLEALEETLYWQAQPGVRDDIAQARGEADAGTLMAEADVRRRYGVGRV from the coding sequence ATGACGACGTTGCCGTTGACCGAGGCGAAGACCAGGTTGAACGAGTTGATCGATAGCGCGATAAGCACTCACGAACGGGTGACGATCACTCGGCATGGCAAGCCGGCGGCGGTCCTGATCTCGGTGGATGACCTGGAGGCACTGGAAGAAACGCTGTACTGGCAGGCGCAGCCGGGCGTGCGCGACGATATCGCGCAGGCGCGAGGCGAAGCTGATGCCGGGACGCTGATGGCGGAGGCCGACGTGCGCCGCCGCTACGGCGTTGGGCGCGTGTGA